A single region of the Gossypium arboreum isolate Shixiya-1 chromosome 12, ASM2569848v2, whole genome shotgun sequence genome encodes:
- the LOC108477395 gene encoding delta(8)-fatty-acid desaturase 1-like isoform X2, which translates to MECDKKYITIQQLEQHNKAGDLWVSINGKVYNVSDWSKYHPGGETPLLNLAGKDVTDAFTAYHPTTAWQYLNKFFTGYRLKDYEVSEVSKDYRNIIHEFTKAGMFENKGHTAVFTLTSVAAMFGFVFYGVLCCNSLWVHLCSAMVLGMAWIQSAYIGHDSGHYIVMSGHGWNKFVQLITGNCLTGISIAWWKWTHNAHHIACNSLDYDPDLQHIPVFAVSSRLFNSDIEDGCYGS; encoded by the exons ATGGAGTGTGACAAAAAATACATCACCATTCAACAGCTAGAACAACACAACAAGGCAGGAGATTTATGGGTTTCCATCAACGGCAAAGTTTACAACGTTTCCGATTGGTCCAAATACCATCCCGGCGGCGAAACCCCACTCTTAAATCTCGCCGGAAAAGACGTTACTGACGCATTCACAGCTTATCATCCCACCACAGCTTGGCAATACCTTAACAAGTTCTTCACGGGTTATCGTCTAAAAGATTACGAAGTCTCTGAGGTATCCAAAGATTATAGAAACATAATCCATGAATTCACTAAAGCTGGCATGTTTGAAAACAAAGGTCACACAGCTGTTTTTACATTAACATCGGTAGCCGCCATGTTTGGTTTCGTGTTTTACGGCGTTTTGTGTTGCAATAGCTTGTGGGTTCATCTCTGTTCGGCTATGGTGTTAGGCATGGCTTGGATACAAAGTGCTTATATTGGCCATGATTCTGGTCATTACATTGTAATGTCTGGTCATGGTTGGAACAAGTTTGTTCAACTTATAACAGGGAATTGTTTAACAG GCATTAGCATTGCATGGTGGAAATGGACCCATAATGCTCATCACATTGcttgtaatagcttagattaCGATCCCGATCTTCAACATATCCCAGTTTTTGCTGTCTCATCTCGGTTATTCAATTCG